The following DNA comes from Candidatus Cloacimonadota bacterium.
GCTGCGACGGGGTTTTCACCTTCGAATACCAGCATCCGCATCCTTCCACGCCGGCAGTGCGGATCGACGGCGTCCTGTATGAAAACATCGACCTACACCGCTACTGCTATCCCCAAACCCAAACCCAGCCCTGGGCCTCCATCAATCCGGGAAACCGCAACCTGAAGATTGACCTGCCCTGGTACAATCCCCTCTGGCCGGAACGCACACCCTATCTGGAACGGGGAACCCTGAAGCTCTGGGGTAGTGTGTATCAGCAGCGTCGCGGCTTCATGCACCGCTCCTATGATGACCAAGAGTGGCCCAGTTACAATGTCTGGGATATCGACCAGGACCACTGCGGGGGTTCAAGCTCGCCAACCTCTGTTAGTCATAACGATCCCATTTTTGGATTTCAACTTACCAATGTCAACTATCCCGGCGCCGACGGTTCTGGTGTGGGATACAAAAGACAGTACTACAACGATTACCGCCGCAAGCTGAGTGACGCTCCCTTTGCCGGAGACACCGACCAGCACAGCATGTGGAAGCTGGGACTGGCCCTGGGGACCATAAACGATTCGACGGGCGAACGCTATTTCCTGAAACCACAACTGAAACGCACCCACTGCAAAGCTTTCACCCGCTCTGATAACCGTGCCCTTTACAGCGTGAACGACCTGCTGCTCTACGCTGAGGGCGACAATGTGGCAGACTGGTCCGCTTCCACAAAAGGCCAGGGCCTGATCCGCAGCCTGGATCTGGCTTCAGACGGCTCTGCCTTCCTGCTTCAGGAAACCGAGGGACCTGACACACGCCAACTAAAGGTCCGAGTCCTTGAGGCGGGTACCGGTGATTTGGACTATGAGATAGCCTACCAGGTGGATACTGGCCTCAATGCCACGACTGTTTTGCCCTTGGGACACAGAATCTTTGCCCTGTATGAAGCCGGCACTCTCAAGATTTATCAGGTTTATTCCGGCACGTCCACCTTGCTCGCCAGTTGGCCCCTGAACATCAGCGACCCGGGCCAGTATGACCTGTCCAATTCCACCCTGGCTCTTGTGCCTGCCGACGATGATGTTTTGGATATCTATCTGTGGCTGCGTGCTATCGGGACAGAACCGAACCAGTCCGGCCAGGTTTTCCACGCCAGAACTATCCTGACCGTTCCCAACGACGATCCCGGTCTTCCTCCGGTGCTTCAGCCAAGTCTGACAGCCTGGCCCAATCCAGCCTTTGGCAACGTCAACATCAAGCTGGATCACGCTTCTGGCAGCCAGCCCGTTCTGGAGGTTTACAACCTTCGCGGCCAGAAGGTCCGCGTGCTGCAGCCAGAGAAAACGGCCTCCGGCAGCAGCTTCGAGTGCATCTGGAACGGCTTGGACGACAGCGGTCAGCCAGCCGCCAAAGGTGTCTATTTCCTGCGGGCAACTCTGCCTGGCCTGAATATTCCCATGAAAAGGATTTGCCTTTACTGATCAATGACTTACTCTTTCCTTGGGAGGAGAAATGGACGTGAAAAAGATGGTCTCCGCTGCGGCCCTGCTGCTCGTTATCAGCGCTTTGGCTGCCAACATCCAAATCCCCCGGGCGGTGGAGCGCGTCTGGTTTGACGATTCTGACAATTTCTGGGTGCGCTTCGGCCCTGAGGCAGACGCTTGGGACGTGGGCAGCCTCGGCTTCGCAACCTCTTCCGGCACTTACAATTTCCCCTGCGACTACACCCTGCCGCCGGAATTGCCGTTCGAAATCAATCTCAGCCAGGCCATCCCCGGTTTCACCATCAACCGCGCGGAAGACTTTTTCACAGTGGATACGGACCCTTATGATGATCCCTTGGATGAAACCGTCAGTTGGGGGCCCCAGAACGACACCAGCGTGAACATCCATCCGCTCACGGCCGGCCAGTCTGTGGTGCAGTATTCGGTCGGCTACCAAATCTACATGGGGGAATGGGAATCAATGCACGTCTGGGCTAAAGACAACGGCACAGCTTATGTGCATCCCTATTGTCCCGCCACCCTCTGCACCCTGAGCGTACAGGTGAACGATCTCAGCGGCCAACCTGCTTCCTCGGTGCCCATCCACCTGAACTACGGCACCTACCCTGACACCGTCTGGCCGGACGCGCACACCAATTCCAACGGTTGGTGGCAGAAGCAGTATTTCTATGCTCAGCGCGTCCGCGTCATCATCAAAGATCCCGTCACCGGAACCTGGGTTTACAACCAACTTCACTTCCCTGAGCCCGGCGAGCATATTCACATCGAAGCCATAGTCACGAGCAGTGGTGTTGCGCCCGAGGAAC
Coding sequences within:
- a CDS encoding T9SS type A sorting domain-containing protein; this encodes MRNAMLLLTLALGLGALTAQMSPLHLVGEGHFAGKAAVHSEPGLLAMVYFNNPGAHPGLTGWIVYRSSTDGGDSWTSVNVAQASNCLTRPTLFYSPEEIIITYTSGTDRLMAKSVDGGLTWLTATDDPSLDTGRTFENSPITERRDGQLKTVDLLLPYPEHSQDDYCHPDDPEELIVPHIITENDISSNDTNLYYHGQDQIYGGVRLNSDLWIKRTSGGSNNGWPAFYGPVIISGEVMSFSGTYNEHEIFLGGLIENAPLLEITGATNVDNQLVGPTYYNPNHIMYVEVDGSSYTAYLGVVQPAHIVTSDVYSTYPPADPNNFLYQNSYAVCDTIWSFYNSGSCHNTSMFVNGKLWIKGTFGSHQTWAAADTIFILDDILLANTPAGLDLVGNLTDSVNLVSEESIVLKYGYRSPVDYLRYHGLCASDQEPHLIYASLFAFGRDSVNPRCDGVFTFEYQHPHPSTPAVRIDGVLYENIDLHRYCYPQTQTQPWASINPGNRNLKIDLPWYNPLWPERTPYLERGTLKLWGSVYQQRRGFMHRSYDDQEWPSYNVWDIDQDHCGGSSSPTSVSHNDPIFGFQLTNVNYPGADGSGVGYKRQYYNDYRRKLSDAPFAGDTDQHSMWKLGLALGTINDSTGERYFLKPQLKRTHCKAFTRSDNRALYSVNDLLLYAEGDNVADWSASTKGQGLIRSLDLASDGSAFLLQETEGPDTRQLKVRVLEAGTGDLDYEIAYQVDTGLNATTVLPLGHRIFALYEAGTLKIYQVYSGTSTLLASWPLNISDPGQYDLSNSTLALVPADDDVLDIYLWLRAIGTEPNQSGQVFHARTILTVPNDDPGLPPVLQPSLTAWPNPAFGNVNIKLDHASGSQPVLEVYNLRGQKVRVLQPEKTASGSSFECIWNGLDDSGQPAAKGVYFLRATLPGLNIPMKRICLY